In Siniperca chuatsi isolate FFG_IHB_CAS linkage group LG24, ASM2008510v1, whole genome shotgun sequence, the DNA window GACCCTCTCCAGGGTTATTACCACTATAGAAACACTATTTCTCCATGGCAAACCTTCAAtttggataagagaaagagagttatgaatgcaaaacaggcatCAGACTTGCTCTGTGCATTGAGTGAAGGAGTGTTCTGGGTTGATTGACgggtcatcatctgacagcgaTCCAGAGCCTTTgtgaaaagtgaggcaaaactattatactaatatttatattagtatatttaacatttatgaaATGGACTTAGTCTAAAATAGTCTTTCCCTttgacacaggtgtgttttgcagTCCCTTCAGGTGGTATGTGGCTCCCTCATTATGTGttttcaattaattaaaaaaaataatcgacagattaattaacaacaaaactaataattgttagttgcagccttaattaTATTATAGGTTAACTTTATGTACTTCTACATGTTAACTTTATGATACAGATCATTGTATCAGTTGTTGCTGTTATAATGCAGATTAAAGACAAGGTGACTGTTACTAGAAATACTGGAAAACTGACACACTCTTCCCCACTAACTTTAAAGAGCCACATCTACTGTTTCTTAAAACTTACATATTGGTCCTACTACCTACTAGAAAATTAAGCCCTGATACAGAGACATGATTGTTGTGGTCTGCATATGGCAGACCACAACAATCAAATGTATGCATGGTGCACAGACAGGCATGCTTTTCACAAAACTATTTTGATGTAACTTGTGAGTAAATCTCACAAGAAAAgggtgaaataaaatataaatcatggAAAAATTAAAGACCCTTCCCTTTCCTCCCCAAAAAAATCAGACTACCCTCCtatcagcaaaaagaaaaaatacaaaatacataacCCTCCGCCTTTTCTGCCCCCGCCTCCCTTCTAATAATTTGCGTACAGTCCCTAAGAGATTAtaacaacaaaagaacaaacaaacaaacaggcaaaactGAGCATAATAAGGCTCTATTAACCAATGTCACAGAGACAAATTACTGCATAAGTATTGTTTTTGGTTGATAAAGCAGTTCAGGTTTGGATTATAATGTGTACTCACGTGCACTAAGCTTCAGGTGCAGTCATCACACAGTTTGGAAGGTCCAAACCATCCAGGACACTAAAACAATGTGAGGTTGATAGAGGAGAGGGATCAGAGTTCACTGATGTGCAGAATACACTGAGAGGAAACTGGGAAAGAAGCAGGAGAAGCATCAACTGCCAGGATTAAACCACACCCTCCTCCACTTTTTCCTTCatccttctctcttcttctgttcccTCTCTTTCTTGCATGGGAGATAAAAAGATAATACAGAATACGTCAAGCATGAGCCTGTTGAATGAACAGCAGCAATTGCCACACTGCTCTGGATCTGGGTGAAATGGAAAAGCAGATATGCTTTGACGTAAATCTCCAGCCCGTtcctgacaaaacaaacatgtcatattaaaacttaaattatgTACGCTTGAGCTACTCTTTCATGTCGTAAAATACTTTGTGATATTTCAGTAAAGAACAATGAATGAGAAAGCCAAACATGTTGTGCCATGCATACTAGATGTACAGCTAAAATGAGAAAGAATTGtacaaaaattaaatttaaatttaaaaaagtgacCTTATACAATGGTTTAAAACGTATGCATACTTGGAAGTGATGTTTGCAGGTTACACTGGAAGTATTACGATATTGTCCATTAAAGTTACTTTACACTTAAAGTAGCACACAAGGTAGCACTATCACGCTGTAAAAATAAtcagttacaagtaaaagtcctgtattgaAAATGTTGCctttcaccactagatggcgCCCAAACAGTGGTAGGCCTATTTATCCGTGGGTTATTTTGATAACGCCAACCCGGAAGTTGTTGGGGGGtttttggggggtggggtgcAGGTCACGTGATGTGATTGCAGTTCAATGTGTTGGCGACTGGTGTTTATTTGAAGTGCAGTAGTCAGCATTGAGGATGTATTCTTCTCTTATCAGTTTATATTCTGTTACTGTTATGCCGTGATATGACGCATTTTGTTTGAAGAAGCGTTTCTTCAGCCGGAGACACAGACAAGAGCCAGAGTAATAGACAGAGATGTCTGGTTTCAGCGCTGAGCTAATAGACTACCTGGAGGGTAGGATAACTTTTGAGGAGTTTGATAAGCGGAGAGATGAGCGGAAAGCCAAGGTAAATCACAAATGATGGCAGAAATTGGTAGCTGGATATCTCGCGAGTTAGCTAAACTGGCAAAACCCAACAGCTCAGAAACAGAGCTAagttaaagttagctagctagccattcTGGGAACCCATCGATttgaatgtaataaataaataaaaagcataaTAGCTTATAAAAAGCTAACCTCTAGGCTCCCAAGATttataaaaagctaaatcgtcgtcagacgataccggatgggttccgagattgcgcTCTCTTTTGCGCTCCACACGGATTGTTTAagtgcatgcaaccaaagcctgcTGAAACGTGATTGGTTcatactactcggactacaaatggactacaaatggaaaccagaacCGAACgcttccgataccaaaatctGTCCCTTGCCTatagattctgcattcatatgcagatatctgtttatagagattactAGCTAGCTGACTCAGTAGCACCCTTTACATCCTACGTTGGTTTACATTCGTGACTATTTACCACAGATATCGTCACGTTACTTTTGGGTTTAGAATTATTATTGGTCTGTTAAGTCTGAAGttaatattttctttcctctctcaggAGTCAGGGGTAGGCCTATTAGCTGAAGATGTGGAGGATAATGCTCAGCCCTCTACCTCTGCACAAATCCCGGGGAACATCGGTAAAACTGCTGTCTACCTGAAACTGGTTGGGTTTTTAATTGTGCATTGGAGCTAACTTGTGATGATATGTGATAgaaggaaaatcacaggtgtacctgaaaaacaatcaaagcaggTCACagtacctttttttattttttttagcccTGAGTGCCCTTGTGTCTGCAgtcttcctctcaggctgcataCAGCCTCAAGAACCTCCACCTAAAATAGGGCCACCAATTACATTATAGGGTAAAGTGATGGCAAAATAGTTTTGGACAGTCTATGATAATTTTGGCTCCTTTTTGTACCATTAGGCCAATATTTTCCCCAATGACTTTTTTATGCTACAATTACTCTGACCAAAAACATTGTGGTGAATGGTATAATCACGATATTCATCAAACCTTCTTGAAATACATATATTGCAATGTTTTTGGACAGTAGTGAATGAGTAAACAGGgtagtgatttcagacacaggcACAGACTCAATGAATCAGCCCCTAATCTCAATTAAAAGAGTGATTGAGAGTGACAGGGCAGTGAATTTGACAACACGCACTGAGTAGTGCCTGCAGTTTTCTGGTCAATCTCTATATAGCCCCAACAACCTTGAGCAATAATGTGAGGCAGCCTGTTTGTAGCCTTGAACTGAAAAGATGAATTtgttagttgatcaacagaaaaataataagaaatatcTGGTTTTTGGCAGCTGGACAGTAAGAGGACATTGTTTTAGAGAAGTGTAgcaacaaaaagcaaacaaacataaacTTGTTCTTGACATGAAAATACTGTTGATGACATCACTTGACAcaatcttcctctcctctcagagGAGGGAGTCAGCCCAGGGGTTCAGCTGGCCTTCGCCTCCATGCTGGGAGAAACGCCAGAACCTCTGTCTtcagaagaggaggaagaggaggacagctTGAGCTATGtcgatgatgaagatgatgaggatTACAAggtggaagaagaggagagaggaaaggtggaggtggaggtggaggagacaAAGAAGAGGCAGAGGCAAGggggaaaaggagggagaggagggaggagaaagaagaaagaggaggaagaggatctGACGGTGGGGGACGTGTTCGCGCTGGAGATGGAGCTGAACCGAGAAAACAAGAAGATGatgaaggtgaggaggaggagggaagagtgtgtctttgtattttcCCAGTTCTTAATGTGTGTTAGTTAatgacttttgtgtgtgtgtgtccaggagcGGCGTCATCGCAGCAAGCTGCCTCGAGCTCTGAGAGGCTTGATGGGAGAAGCCAACATCCGCTACgccagaggagagaaagagaacgcCATCTTGATGTGTATGGAGATCATAAGACAGGGTACGAAACAacttaatttttacatttatctcacagacagacaggcatcTACATATTTCCTTTAGGTCTGGAAATGTTTGGATAATGATTTTGATAACTTTACAGTAATAACAAGGCTAGTTGTAGTCCTAGAATGATTGATTGTGTTAAAAATCAGTACTAAAAGTTAAAATTTCAAATCTAAATGAATGTCTTCCAGCTCCTCTGGCTTATGAGCCTTTCTCCACGTTGGCGATGATCTACGAGGATGATGAAGACATGGACAAAGCGCTGCAGTTTGGTTTGATCGCTGCCCACCTGAACCCCTCAGACTGTGAGGAGTGGATCAGACTGGCAGAAATGTCTCTGGAGCAGGACAACATCAGACAGGCCATTGTCTGCTACACAAAGGGTCAGTCTGACACTCAAGATAAAAAGTCAAGGCCTGAATTGAGATTGTGATCTTATTTAATTTAATCGAGCAGCTCTGTGCTGGACAAGGCCGAGGATATACAGAGGTAGCTCTGGTTCTGCACCTTCTGCTGTATAAGTCCTGCAGAGTGGGCAGTGAAGATCCAATGGTAGACCACTCTCTGTAGGGCACTACGGCCCtgagcagagcagttcccagaGCAGTTGGTGATGCCCCCTGTTAGGATGCTTTCCACAGCACCAGAGTAGAGGGTCTTTAGAACCTCCCAGAGAGACTCTGAATTTCCTAAGCTGTCTGAGGTGGTAAAGGCGTTGCTACTTCAccttgtcttacattatagcaaattgaatatatttgggctTTGGCTGTcggtctgacaaaacaagacatttaaagacatcaccttgggcattggaaattgtgatgagcattaATTattcgagaaaataatcagcaaattaatcagtaatgaaaataatccttagttgcagccataCTATCAATTTTAATGTACTCCATTCCCTCTTGTCCCCTGCTTCCCCAGCCATTAAGTACGACCCCACCAACGTGCGCTACCTGTGGGAGCGCTCCAGCCTCCACATGCGTCTTGGCGAGCACAAACATTGCATGGACGGCTACCGCAGGATCCTGTCACTGCTGCCACTGGAGGATGGAGAGCACTTCATGCAGCTCTCCAAAGACATGGCCAAGTACaggacacacactgacacacagagacagaaaaatcaGATCCATAAATTCATCCACTGAAACAGTTGTACCGGGCCTAACACAATATTTCATTAATCAAATTCCCTGACAGTAGCTTGTCACACCACATTTTAGACgtgaaattttttttaaaacagagagTCAGATGTTGGATTATCAGAACTCATATTAGTCTGTCtacatctgtctgtttgtgtggttgtgtgtgtgtcctgtttaGGAGTTACTATGAGAGTAGTGACTTGCCCTCAGCTTTAGGTGTTATAGATGATGCTCTGGCACGACACCCAAGCCTGGTCAGCGATGACTTCATCAACATGTCAGCTGAGCTCTATATCGCCAACCGCCAGTACAACAAGGCCCTGCAGGTacacctctgtgtgtttgtgtgtgtgcacctgtgtgtttgtgtgcagtgaAGCAAGAGCTTGCTTGTGTCATTTAGAGAGAGAGCAAATAAAAGGTTTATTTTGTCATAATGAATACAtatactggtgtgtgtgtgtgtgggttttccTAGGTCTTGGTCCAGTTTGCAGGTATAGTTTTGGTTAGATCTGAATCCAAATCCTTTGTGGTACCAACACAAGAAGAGAAAGTGGCAGACAAAACGACTGaggagcaggagaagaagaatgaaGAAGGTACAAAGTCGAACACTGTAGAGGAAATAGCAGTAGAGGAGAACGGTGAGTCGCTGTTTGCAAAAACATAAGGCAGTATGCAAATACTTTCCTTCTCTTTGACCATACAATGGCCTTTTTTCAATATGGTTTTGACTGATGTAACATGTTGTAGGTGCTTCTTTTGAttacatgttaaaaatatattgttgttAAATAATAGTCTGTTTTCATCCCACTTCTGCATTTTCATGAGAAGCAGAAATGCTAATATGAGGGAAAAGTAAAATGGAATATCagggaaatgttgttttttatattccAGCCCTTTTGGACCTATATCACAAAGTGAGATAAATGGGTTAGCCAACTATCTTTGGGCTTAATTTATCATGTATCATGTAACGGAAGCTGGCCGACTTTTAACCAGTATGGATCACCATCACCAGTCGTTCTATGCTGAATGACTAACCCGTTATGGAGTAGATTCAGTTCTGAGGATCAGATCAAAACCTGTCAAATTAACAATCAGCTCATCAGTCATCATTCCTACAGTATGCTGACGTGGACAAAAGTTCAGCTTCATGATACCATTTATCCCTGATCAGTGATGTCTGGCTCAGTGAAGCCATGTAACCTAAAGAGATCCAGACTAAGTTAAACTTGCTTCATGATACAGGCCCTCTGGTATCATTGATAGTAGCTAAAATAACTGTAGCTAGCTTGTTGATGTTGGCTGTCTTTCTCATGGACAAACACAGATGGACTGAAAATACGCTGAGGATAATACAAAAAGTGATTATTATTCACCatgagaaaacaaatatttttgtgttcttttattCAAGAGGCATAATTACtaattaaataataactaattaaaagataaactaaacaaaaatgtcttaatAGTGTCGTACGATGTCTAGATAGTGTTGGTGGAAATCTCAGATCAGCTGGTAGACCATACTTTTAGGAGTATAAACATTGAGTGCTCTATCGCCAGATAGAAGCAAAAAAAAGATTCTGTAGAGCAGGTCAAATGTACTGAAACTGAAATCACCAAGAGAAACTGTGAAAGTCCAGTGTTTAAGATAAGAACCACTGGAGTGTCAGACAGACCTACCCAGCTCTCAAGCCAGTTAATTAAGTCATGGTCGACAATGTCAACAACTGAGCTCAGATTAAGACCAGACTGGTATTTGTCATATACAGTCTATTGTTACTCACAAGGTACTGATGCAATTGATGATGAATTACCTTCCCAACAATTTTACTGAGGATGGTAAGTTTTGAAATTGGTTAATAGGTACTTTCTTTTGTACGGTCAAGttggttctttttttaatagGGGCCTAATAACAGATGAGGTACCCAAGAGAGATAACCGTTTACCATGAGAAGTATATCATATGCGAAATGGCAAAAACAGATTTCGATAGAAAACCGTCTTTCAACCTAAGTGAAGGAAATGAAAACTGGAGTCAAATGATTTTCAAAGGTCCACAgttgtttgttgtgttattgtgtaGCTTTGACTAACAATCTTCACGCCTTAGCTGTGAATTTTCTCACAACTCCCACACTCCTCTCCATCACGAAAAAcactatttttaaaacatagtaACGCTGTTTGAggcatgtttctgtgtgtgtgtgtgtgtgtgtgtgtgtgtgtctccaggtgAAATTAAAGATGTACAGGTACCAGACAGTGTCCCAGTGGACCTGAGGGCCAAGCTAATGGTCTGCCTCATACACCTGCATGTCTACACACCCCTGGAGGTAAACAGGACTTACAAGGTTTTCATACTAACAGTGATAATAAGGTGCATAATTGAGAAAATCTGACTTAagctaaaaatattgatttctaGCAGTGAGTTTTAACTGGAAATGAGCGACTGAAAATGGCAATAAACACTCTCGCTCTCCATCACTCTGTACCCACCCACTCTTAGGGACTAGTGTCAATGCTGATGGAGCAGAGTCCAGAGGAGATTGGTGACTTATACCTGGATATAGGTGAAGCCTACCTGGAGGAGGGCGAGTACatgtctgctctgcctctgctgtctgccctcGTCATATCCGACAAGTACAACCTGGCTGTTGTCTGGCTCCGACACGCAGGTGGGACCAGCAGAAAGCAAACATTAAAGTGATTCAAATATCTTAAAATGAAGATTAACTAAACatgcaaactgaaaatgtagTTCTCCTCACTTTTCATCTAAGACAAGTAAGAAAACAgtaatatttttcctttttattaagaggaaaactattttttgacatttgtggcAACAGCTTTGAAACATCTAAGCATCTGGGCCTTTACCATAGCAGCAGGTGACTGACATTTCAAGGCCGCCGCTGTTGCTAGGAGACACGCTGTCAAGTAATAACAGAAACGCCTCTctgtataacacaatacagttcaacagcactaCAAACTACATCCACCAAAAttatcatacagttgaatcaacgcctctctaaaacagtaaaagaaactgaacattataacctacataaaggtaggatttattgcaggattgttgtattagactgacttagttttagctaggtgttcctaataaactggcaactgagtgtagtATATACATATTTCTTTGCAAAattgaattttaatttcagtttgacttttatGGCTTTAAAAGCTCCAGCTAGATagttcaaacattttaaaaagaaacaatgaaagTGTAAATACTAACCATAATCTTACTCATATTTGAGAGTTGAAACTAAAATATCCTCTTGGTAGATGAGAGGCGTATCTCCAGTAGTGTGAAACTAAGGTGCAAGATTTGAAATGACCCCTCAATTTGGCTCTGACTAGAGAAAATGAACATCACTGTTACATATTAACATCTTCATCACTTCTCCCTCACAGAGTGTCTGAAGGCGCTAGGCCACATGGAGGTAGCAGCAGAAAGCTACACTAAGGTGGTGGAGATGGCTCCACAGCACCTGGAAGCCCGGCTCTCCTTGGCcaccctgcagcagcagctgggccGACCGGAGTGCGCCCTCAAGGCCCTGGAGTCAATGTACGACAGCGACACACTGGCACAGGACTCGTCGGCCGCACAAAAGgcaagtgcatgtgtgttttgatcTAGTTCTACTTCAGTGGCCAATTCCAATGGACTTCCTGGAATTTTGGGGGGTGTTTACCAGACTGGAAaggttaattttatttttttatttgttatgttCCAGGAATATACCACATTTTCCAGTTTCTTTCTCTCAACAATCACACTTACAGACATACTTATGGAAGCccaagcaaacaaaacaaaaaccatgaAAACCTGGCCatgataaaaataagaaaactcaTGGTAAGCCCAAATTATGAGATACTAATTAAAAATTAGTAAACCCAAAATTTGGATTTACTAAATCTACCAATTTACTAAATGTATTATATCAGGATTTTGACTGTCACACTTACTATCTTATAATTTTGACTtagtgtctgtttttattttcatgatgCTAACTTTACATCCGTGTCTTTCTTTTCTGGTGGGAATGGGCTTCCATGAATTCTTAATAAATACTGAACAATTAAAAACCTGAGTTGTACTCTCCTGGTGTATGGTTTTGAAAAAGAAGGATTATTTttagtgtatgtgtttatactCATATCTCTGTATATGTTGTGGTTGTAGGAattaaagctgctgctgcatcGTTCCACACTGCTTAAGACTCAGGGACAAATACAGGACTACCTGGATGCTATGATCACTATGATCTCCATGCTACTtaaggtaacacacacatactgtacatgcacagaGGATTTTTCATCCaggtagatttttttattttttttcaacaatgaGTTGGTTAAAGCTAATGTGGCATCATGTGTCATCGTcacagaaaaagggaaaaaatacaaaatacaaatgaatactGGCACTAGATTATATGAGATCATATATGATCtttagtaaaacaaaacattatggTTTGGTTAAGTATGGTTTATTTCAACCTGGTGTATTTGGAAAGCTGGCCTCGTTTCCCCAAATCTCTACAACAGAGGTGGCGAGTTAGCATGAGCCACAATAgccacatttatgggaaatacGGCAGGTTGAAATGAACCAGTTTTCCTTTAAAGTGAATAAGCTTATCTTCTAAATTTCTTATCTGCATACACAATCTctgatttgcatttttactGTCTCCCTGTGTCTGacaaatgatttaaataatgtgtgtgtgtgtgtgtgtgtgtgtctctcgtAGGTGGCCATGCAGCGAGCTaaggtgtgtgtgcgttctGTAACCGTGTCAGGCGAGAATCACCTGAGGCTGGTGAAGGTCAAAGACATGCTGCCAGAGATTGCTGACCATGAAGCTGCCTATCTGGACAATACTGGTATGGTTAAACataaacagtgtttgtttgtgtgtgtgtgtgtgtgtgtgtgtgtgtgtgtatttgtttgtcgTTTGCTATAAGTCTTCATACCTGGTTGCCTGGCTCATATACAGAGCCTGTAGTTGGCAGGAGCAGCGCAAAGCAGTTGGCTGGATATTGTTCACTGTCAGCACTTATTAACAGTTGCCATATGTGGAGCAAAAGCTGTTTATTGCTCTCTTAAAGAACCACATTGTAGCTTTGCATGCTTTAGCTCATTAACTACAGGCCTGACAAACTGCTGAGTCAGAGAGATCAGAGTTGACGCTGTACTCGCTGCCTCCGTCTACATGGCAGCTAAGGGAAAAACTGCTGAGTGTAATTACACGCTTCTACCTGTCCTCACAACCTCTTCACCTGTGTGGGGCTCCATTTTTTTGCTCACAAACCAAATCTGACCTGTTAATGTCGTCATTGTAGCcctgtgcagtgttttttttattttattttttttactccaaCGGCTATTAATTCTTTATTAATTAGATGGAATGTCAGTACTTAATCTCTGAGCTGTTCCTCTGTATCGAGCTTTGTTATtcatgtaataaaatgtatttcatccatgcaatgtttttaaacaaccttttattatttttttaaaaactatatgGAGTAACTCTTAACGAAGCCAGACGCAAGGGGTTTACGGGAGTCGTGCTATAGATACCTACAGCGTATCTACAGTTTATACCTACAGCATATATGTAGGTATCTACAGCTGTCATATTTCACATGTTGATGCACCTTTGCAACACTAGACAGATGTACCATATGTGATTAGACCGTATTGTGCTGTAATTATACATATTCCCCACAGTcaattcccgtcccatttcttcacaattgagaatgacttccggatgggagccgaaacgtcttgattctgaaaacagtgtccagatgactacgactgaaaccttttctatgaccCCACAGTCACTGTATTTACGTTCATTTATTCACTGTAGAGATCAGGGTGAACAGAAGGTTTGGAGATGTCTGCTAGAATGTATGCTACTGAAAAGGAGACGATAACTGAACCTTTTTTCAACTTGcttcatgttgtcttcactctcGACTATTTCCGCCGGCTTCAGAAACTTGTCGGAGCAAATACAAGCAGCCCAAGCTGACCGATTACAGTTATTGTTGTCTCCACGTGCTTACATTTCTGATGAGGCACATATCAGCTACAGTGTAGCTACAAAGCCTACACACATAGCCACTGTAGCTACAGCAGTTTCACTGTAAAGGTCTACTGCTGCCACATTCGAAATGCATATTTTGTCAAGCACATGCAAGACATGGTGAGTATTAGAAGTAACTAAATGAACTGAACAGAGCACAACACAAAACTGAATTTGATGTGGATTGGTGACATTTGGCAATTTCCTGATCAgcttaataaggtcagtattgAGGCTGAGGATACTGATTCAAGAGATCAGGCTGGTGCATCCCTAAAATCCAAGGGTCTGCTgctaaaaatgtttgcattcaCAAGCCATTCCGACAGTTAAACCTGGAAGACATCAATCATAAATGTCTAGTAAAGGATAATATGAATTTGGTGATTTCTTGTATTACAAAGATTGTTGTTTCAGCAGCCGACTTTGAAGTCTATGATGTCCTGGTTTCCTCTGCATGCAATGATAATATAACTGGAAAAAAAGCTAATCACATGTAAAATCTCACTATGATAGATAACATATCTTAAACAAGATCTACTAGGCAATTCAGACAGTAGGTGAAATAAATTTTATTCCATACTATTAGTAATCAAGATACTAATGCTATACCAACTACATAATCTCATCCCTGTGCCCAGGTAAAACCAACGTTCTGTCTAAAGAGGACTGGTGGCAGCTGCTAGTGAGCTGTGTGCTGACACTGTGTGAGGTGAAGCGCTATGAGGAGGCCGAGCTGCTGGTGGAGTCGGCCATGGAGTTCTTCTCCTTCTATGACAACAAGCCCAGGAGGAAGGAGTTGGAGTTCTTCGGTCTGTCTGCCACCATCCTCGACCACAACTACTACAAGGCCTACAACTATATCAGGTAGACTCACATGTGCAGCTCCAATAGGCGGCGAATAAGTTCTTAACTTGTATAGCTTCTTTTTTGTTAGTTGTTCAAAagtcaaatataataataatattattctaaagagtacggttgagacctactctataggaaaagtgcaatgagataacttctgttatgaagttggccctatataaataaaattgaattgaattgaaaattgtcttctgtctgtttttttctcttctcaacAGATTGATGCTGATGGAAAATGTGGATCTGCCTCAGCTTTGGAATATTTTCAACCAGGTGTGCCTCTGTCTTTATGTGCAAAACGTGTCTTTACATAAAgcaacaagtaaaaaaaaaaaaaaaaaaaaaaaaaaaaagccctccTAGTACGTAATGTACCACAAGCTCTAAAGACCAATAATCAGTGACAAAAATACCGAATTGTCTTTAACACTGCCCCTGTTCCTGTGCATGTGTCGTAAACGTAAACAAATGtctcaaatgttttcttcttcccCTCAGCTGACGATAACCTCCGAGCACCAGCGTCACCATCGTTTCTGTTTGCGTCTGCTGTTAAAACATCCCGACAACCACGCCTTGTGTGTCCTCTGCGGACACAATGCCATGGTGTCAGGGAGCTTCAAACATGCACTGGGTACAAAACCTACAGAGTACTACTGACTGCACTGCTTGTTCTGCATGTCTTAAGTCTGCTAATTAAGTACAAAATGGTTTGAAAACATCTGTGTTGCGGCTTTCCTCTCATGATGTTCAGGTTTGCTCATTGTCATGTTGCTCTGACCACACTTCCTGATATTACCTGTTTTCCAGTTTGCAGCTGCATTCAAATgcaaaaaagttattttgacaaaaagataAAGGCAGTGAAATGTTCACTTTGGTTAAAGTTTAGAGGACTTTTAGTTAATTTGCCAGCAGTATGCACAAACAGTGTTGTGGTTGTACCTTAAAGTTTGTAGTTATTGGTTTCTGAATGAAGCAGGATGTAAATTGACCTGTCCAGCGTTCATAAACCTGATGTAATTGCAATGGGGATTTAGAGCTAACATGGCTAATGTTAACATAACAGACATCATTCTTGCatatctcttcttctttttacttatttattttgttttcaattgcTCATAGCAGTTTGCAAAAAGAAATACTTTCAgggataaaacaaaaaca includes these proteins:
- the gtf3c3 gene encoding general transcription factor 3C polypeptide 3 — its product is MSGFSAELIDYLEGRITFEEFDKRRDERKAKESGVGLLAEDVEDNAQPSTSAQIPGNIEEGVSPGVQLAFASMLGETPEPLSSEEEEEEDSLSYVDDEDDEDYKVEEEERGKVEVEVEETKKRQRQGGKGGRGGRRKKKEEEEDLTVGDVFALEMELNRENKKMMKERRHRSKLPRALRGLMGEANIRYARGEKENAILMCMEIIRQAPLAYEPFSTLAMIYEDDEDMDKALQFGLIAAHLNPSDCEEWIRLAEMSLEQDNIRQAIVCYTKAIKYDPTNVRYLWERSSLHMRLGEHKHCMDGYRRILSLLPLEDGEHFMQLSKDMAKSYYESSDLPSALGVIDDALARHPSLVSDDFINMSAELYIANRQYNKALQVLVQFAGIVLVRSESKSFVVPTQEEKVADKTTEEQEKKNEEGTKSNTVEEIAVEENGEIKDVQVPDSVPVDLRAKLMVCLIHLHVYTPLEGLVSMLMEQSPEEIGDLYLDIGEAYLEEGEYMSALPLLSALVISDKYNLAVVWLRHAECLKALGHMEVAAESYTKVVEMAPQHLEARLSLATLQQQLGRPECALKALESMYDSDTLAQDSSAAQKELKLLLHRSTLLKTQGQIQDYLDAMITMISMLLKVAMQRAKVCVRSVTVSGENHLRLVKVKDMLPEIADHEAAYLDNTGKTNVLSKEDWWQLLVSCVLTLCEVKRYEEAELLVESAMEFFSFYDNKPRRKELEFFGLSATILDHNYYKAYNYIRLMLMENVDLPQLWNIFNQLTITSEHQRHHRFCLRLLLKHPDNHALCVLCGHNAMVSGSFKHALGQYVQAFQTHPNNPLHSLCVGLTFFHMASQKYVAKRHTLVLQGFSFLWRYVELRGECQESMYNLGRALHQMGLTHLAIHYYQKALTLPAQKLEGIPDDQVDLRREIAFNLSLIYQASGNMEMAHQLINTHCIV